From Fusobacterium varium, one genomic window encodes:
- the glmS gene encoding glutamine--fructose-6-phosphate transaminase (isomerizing): MCGIIGYVGNDQQAVEVILDGLSKLEYRGYDSAGLAVVEEGRIFVDKKSGKLSNLKESLKEKVHLANVGIGHTRWATHGVPSDINSHPHCSCDGKVAIVHNGIIENYSALKSELIGKGYKFISDTDSEVVAQLFSYFYNGDLLETLKKVTERLRGSYALGIIHEAEPEKIVCARKESPLIIGVGKNSNFIASDVPAILKYTRDVIFLENDEIAILEREKVRVYDKNLNSIEKSINKIQWDMEQASKNGYPHFMLKEIEEQPEVVNKTLEFYTKEDGKEKLTDLFEKIDFSKVQEIDIIACGTAYYAGLQGANYLKKIANFKSNVEIASEYRYSDPIIDERNVVVFVSQSGETLDTLMALRLAKSKGAKTIAITNVVGSTISREADVVIYTLAGPEISVASTKAYTAQVITFYLLSLEISLKLNRITEDKYKNYILKAYSLNGKIKEIFNSKEKIKGIAETIKDKKNGFYIGRGIDEKVAREGSLKMKEITYIHTEAFPAGELKHGTIALIENGTMVVVVATQEDMIEKVVSNIKELKARGAYIISITKNSYKDIIEVSDKVLYISDIDDILAPVLAVIPAQLFAYYTAVAKGLDVDKPRNLAKSVTVE, translated from the coding sequence ATGTGTGGAATAATAGGATATGTAGGTAATGATCAACAAGCAGTAGAGGTAATCTTGGATGGGTTAAGTAAACTTGAATATAGAGGTTATGACTCTGCTGGGTTAGCAGTTGTAGAAGAGGGAAGAATCTTTGTAGATAAGAAAAGTGGTAAATTATCTAATTTAAAAGAGTCTTTAAAGGAGAAGGTACATCTTGCTAATGTAGGAATAGGACACACTAGATGGGCAACACATGGAGTTCCAAGTGATATTAATTCACATCCTCATTGTAGTTGTGATGGAAAGGTAGCAATAGTTCACAATGGAATTATTGAAAACTATTCAGCTTTAAAATCAGAACTTATTGGGAAAGGGTATAAATTTATATCGGATACTGATAGTGAAGTGGTAGCTCAACTTTTTTCATATTTTTATAATGGAGATCTATTAGAAACTTTGAAAAAAGTTACAGAGAGATTAAGAGGAAGTTATGCTTTAGGAATAATTCATGAAGCAGAACCTGAAAAAATAGTGTGTGCAAGAAAAGAGAGTCCATTGATTATAGGGGTAGGTAAAAATAGTAATTTTATTGCCTCAGATGTTCCAGCAATCTTAAAATATACTAGAGATGTTATTTTTCTTGAAAATGATGAAATAGCAATCTTAGAAAGAGAAAAAGTTAGAGTTTATGATAAAAATCTAAATTCAATTGAAAAAAGTATAAATAAAATTCAATGGGACATGGAACAAGCTAGTAAAAATGGATATCCACACTTTATGTTAAAAGAGATAGAGGAGCAACCTGAAGTGGTAAATAAGACTCTAGAATTTTATACAAAAGAGGATGGTAAAGAGAAACTTACAGATCTTTTTGAGAAGATAGATTTTAGTAAGGTTCAAGAGATAGATATAATAGCATGTGGAACAGCCTATTATGCAGGATTACAAGGAGCTAATTATTTAAAAAAAATAGCTAATTTTAAATCAAATGTAGAGATAGCTTCTGAATATAGATATAGTGATCCAATTATTGATGAAAGAAATGTAGTTGTTTTTGTAAGTCAATCAGGAGAAACATTAGACACTTTAATGGCATTAAGATTGGCAAAGTCTAAGGGAGCAAAGACAATAGCTATAACTAATGTAGTGGGATCAACTATATCAAGAGAAGCAGATGTTGTAATTTATACATTAGCTGGACCAGAGATTTCAGTAGCTTCAACAAAGGCTTATACTGCACAAGTTATAACTTTTTATCTGTTATCGTTAGAGATATCATTAAAACTTAATAGAATAACAGAGGACAAATATAAAAATTATATATTGAAAGCATACAGTTTAAATGGTAAAATAAAAGAAATTTTTAATTCAAAAGAAAAAATAAAAGGGATAGCTGAAACTATAAAAGATAAAAAGAATGGTTTTTATATAGGAAGAGGTATTGATGAAAAAGTAGCAAGAGAGGGATCTCTAAAAATGAAAGAGATAACTTATATTCATACTGAAGCTTTCCCTGCTGGAGAGTTAAAACATGGAACAATTGCTTTAATAGAAAATGGGACAATGGTAGTTGTAGTGGCTACTCAAGAGGATATGATAGAAAAAGTTGTATCTAACATAAAAGAGTTAAAAGCAAGAGGGGCATATATTATTTCTATAACTAAAAATAGCTATAAGGATATAATAGAAGTATCTGATAAGGTATTATATATTAGTGATATTGATGATATTTTA